The nucleotide window GAACCAAGCAAAGGCAATGTCCAGGAAGTCGTACGAAGTCACATGAGACATGGCCTCAGCCACCAACTGGCGGTGATCATGCCCATAACCGATCTTGCGCAGCTCCACTGTTTCCCCAAGTACCGTGAGCTGCGCGCTACCAGGAACGCGATCGTTCACACCGACGGCGTAGCCACGTCACAGTACGTGGACCAGACAGGACCGGAAGCACGCGGCGGGGTTGGGGAATCTCTCGAAATCAGTGAAGCCTATTTCCGCGCAGCCGTGAATGTCTGCATGGAGCTATGGGGTGAAACCGATACCGACATCCGCCGCAAGGGTGAAAAGGTGGTTATCCTGCCGGACGCCTAGACGAGTGGCGCAGGCGCCAGTGAATTGACAAATCCGCCCACACGAAGGCGCGAAGAGCCAATGTTCCGAGGTAGGGCCTGAACCATGACCGAAGGCCGCCCGGCCAAGAAGCAAAGCCCTTTCGAAGGTTCCTGAAGAATCGTCGAGATGGAGCTCTGGGACCGCGACTACCTGGACTTGGTTGTTCTCGCTCACATCTCCTTCGACTACGACGGCATGGGCGAGTTTCAGTTCAGGGGAATAGGGACGTTCTTGAATTAGTGGACTAACGCTGATGAGGGAAAAAGATAAAAACCTTGAAGAGCAGAAGATTCAGCAGTACCATCTTGCGCAGGAGGGGGAGATCAGTGCTGCGCAGAGGGGGGCCGCCTAACTCCTTGCTGCGCCCCGATTGCGTCCTGCTGCGCAGTTCGCAACGGTTGAGCAGGTTACGTTAGCCGTTAAATGAGGACATCATGTTGGAGAACATTGTCTGTAATAAGTGTAGGACCATCTTCCAGGTCGAGATTCCAGAATCGGTCAGAACCCCCTGCCCCATCTGCAGCTCAACCACCCGTGAAATCTCAGCGAGAATTACTTTAGGAATAAAAGCGAGGGAATACCTGGGGTTTAAGCAGAAACGCGGACCCGGCAAGCCAATCTTCGAGTCCGCGCACAAGCCAGATTTGCATCACAAGACAGGGAAAATGATGGAACTCGCGCGGGTAATTGACCGCGAGACGGACCGTTACAAGGAAATTGTTACAGACCAAACTACTGGAGAGGTTGTCCATTTCTGCGAGGAGCCGTTGACTGAGCATAAGGGACATGGTTCAGCTAAGCTGAGGCCTCACGCGCAGAAAGATTGTGATTAGTTTCCTGGAAATGGCTCCAGTTGATTTGTTGAGAATAACACAACAACGGGAGGTCGGCTTGGTGGGAAACGATGGACGGAGAATCACAGAAGGTTGGATTGACAAAGCTAGCAATCAATTACAAATCGCCAAACAGCTCTTGGAGTCTCGTGTTCGGTGGTCCGAAACTATCGAGGCAGCCCAGGAGTCTATTGAACTCTCGGTTAAGGCGCTCCTCACTCTACTTCAGGTGGAATTTCCGCTCACCCACGGATGGAACAATGAAGCTCTTACGCGCATCGCTGATCAGATTCAGAAGCGGCAACTCCTCTTGAAGTTGCGAGAGCAAGGTAGTTTGTACTGGGCGGCTCGCCTACCTCGACTCTTGCTGCTCACTAACTTCTGGGCGCAGTTCTATTTACCGGCTAAGTACGGGATGGAGGCTGGTAAATTGGCGCCACCGCAAGACCTTTTCGAGGAAGGGGAAGCCAAACTGGCTGTACAACACGCAGAGGAATGTTACCGAGCCGTCTCAGGGTTAAGGTATTTTGACGAAGACAAACTTGCTACGCTGGTTGGCAAGTAGACTATCAGAAAGCGGAGAGAGACCGCCTAACTTTGCGCTGCACCGCATCGCCGCCCGGTTGCGGTTATGACTGGAGCCGAAGCCTACGGCTGGGCGGCTCGCGGTGAGCACGGGCGTTCGGCATCAACAGAGACATGAGCTGTTCCTTTCTTGATCATCCAGAAAAGGAGCATTCTTGTAAGGGAAGAAGTCTTTATGTCCTGCGTCACTTTTCAACATATTGGGACTCTCCTGATTTTCATTGGCACCCTCGCTTTAGCTTTTGCTGTTCATTCGGAAAATCAATATGAAAAAGGACTTTTCCAAGAGATCGAAGCGAACAATAAGGACAAGCAGCTTTTCTCCCTCGCTCGAACGAAAACGAACCCATGGTTCTTTTGGGGAGGGATCGTACTTATTGCCATCGGCACAATCATGACATGGTAAGGGACTATCATGGACATCCCCCGAGGAAAGAAGAGGGAAGCATCCCATAGACCCGTAGAACAGCAACGATGGGAAGCAGCACGCTATACACAAGCATAAATCCAAAGAGGGTATCAAAACCAAATTCGTGACGTTGGTACCAAACGCGATGGCGAACATTCTGCCATGCGGCCCAGACGCCGAACCAGCGCCGCCAGC belongs to Deltaproteobacteria bacterium and includes:
- a CDS encoding HEPN domain-containing protein, which gives rise to MISFLEMAPVDLLRITQQREVGLVGNDGRRITEGWIDKASNQLQIAKQLLESRVRWSETIEAAQESIELSVKALLTLLQVEFPLTHGWNNEALTRIADQIQKRQLLLKLREQGSLYWAARLPRLLLLTNFWAQFYLPAKYGMEAGKLAPPQDLFEEGEAKLAVQHAEECYRAVSGLRYFDEDKLATLVGK